A window of the Brachyhypopomus gauderio isolate BG-103 chromosome 14, BGAUD_0.2, whole genome shotgun sequence genome harbors these coding sequences:
- the LOC143474796 gene encoding ciliated left-right organizer metallopeptidase-like, which produces MMALQNHATLLLLPCLLCVLGKCLFDEVQSSIRVVAPPTSQLNSSDWALNKSGVSGEVSVIAAHTAWATPPWTTQNQRKTMLQNSRFLRYKQRDTNAAVHPQPIRITTWTPRESPVLSHGEVERLGTALSEAINTVSKLLSVMRRPGRLLLNRDINKYCRFVWRNSSSANFNRCGRANDNYQSERCLGVTIPDDHLSGCIVYPHPDRPILKVLKADGAGVPDADFLLYVHTESTIKCRADSSVLSYSAHCQTDSAGRPVAGVVVICRELLSKEGFSNEHLVQTMIHELFHMLGFSKELFSMWRDCSLSSQMGSCSHTQVMNTDETGQTGLFSPGVVKALQTHFNSTRTDLGAPLENQDASSRGVSSHWEARVLQGSIMTALLTEPSLVRIDPITLSALQDTGWYSVNLNQAQSLLWGENEGALFGSVSTCRKPSAFFCTGSGLGCHYLHLHKGECQSDQYLDGCRIYKPLANASECWKEGNSRGSSEEEWSGEIYHTDSRCFLSSLVSEDHSRVSVSVAGRCYRHRCAGRNRYQIQVVGSAWLECPAGKIIQVNGYRGTVFCPDKRLCYYNSIVPPTSTPRPCPSAPHPSTPRDRVHSPTQRPVTSQHHVNFDPTPLFSASADYPEIAMVTVLNISAVLSLLATVTAFYRKFRSARVRVHAV; this is translated from the exons ATGATGGCTCTTCAAAACCATGCTACACTTCTGCTGCTGccatgtcttctgtgtgtcCTAGGAAAGTGCCTCTTTGATGAGGTTCAGAGTTCTATCAGAGTGGTGGCCCCACCCACCAGTCAGCTAAACTCTTCTGATTGGGCCTTGAATAAGTCTGGAGTCAGTGGTGAGGTGTCCGTCATTGCTGCCCACACAGCCTGGGCGACGCCTCCCTGGACAACCCAGAATCAGCGGAAGACCATGTTACAAAACTCTCGGTTTCTTAGATATAAACAAAGAGACACAAATGCTGCCGTCCATCCACAGCCTATTAGAATCACAACATGGACTCCCAGAGAAAGCCCAGTGCTTTCACACGGGGAAGTAGAGAGGCTGGGAACAGCGCTCAGTGAAGCTATCAACACTGTGTCTAAATTACTCTCAG TAATGCGGCGTCCTGGCAGACTGCTGTTGAACAGAGATATCAACAAGTACTGCAGATTCGTCTGGAGGAACAGCAGTAGTGCCAACTTCAACAG GTGTGGCAGAGCCAATGACAACTATCAGTCTGAGAGGTGTCTGGGTGTGACT ATTCCAGATGACCACCTGAGTGGCTGTATTGTCTATCCACATCCTGATCGTCCAATCCTAAAAGTGCTAAAGGCAGATGGGGCGGGAGTTCCCGATGCCGACTTCCTACTTTATGTGCACACTGAGAGCACTATTAAGTGTAGAGCTGAT tccaGTGTTCTGTCCTATTCTGCTCACTGTCAGACAGACTCGGCTGGGCGTCCAGTCGCTGGGGTCGTGGTTATCTGCAGGGAACTGCTCAGCAAGGAAGGATTCAGCAATGAACacctggtgcag ACAATGATCCATGAGTTGTTCCATATGTTGGGCTTCAGTAAAGAACTCTTCAGCATGTGGCGAGACTGTTCCCTCTCCTCCCAGA tGGGCTCCTGTTCCCACACTCAGGTGATGAACACAGATGAGACGGGGCAGACGGGGCTCTTCTCTCCTGGTGTGGTCAAAGCTCTGCAGACACACTTCAACTCCACACGCACTGATCTGGGAGCTCCGCTGGAGAACCAG GATGCCAGTTCTCGTGGTGTCTCTTCTCACTGGGAGGCGCGAGTTCTCCAAGGCTCCATCATGACTGCTCTGCTCACAGAACCGTCTCTGGTCCGGATCGACCCAATCACTCTCTCAGCTCTCCAGGACACTGGCTGGTACTCAGTCAACCTCAACCAAGCCCAGAGCTTGCTATGGGGAGAGA aTGAAGGTGCTCTCTTTGGGTCTGTATCCACCTGCCGTAAGCCCTCAGCTTTCTTCTGCACAGGCAG TGGACTAGGATGTCATTACCTTCATCTCCACAAGGGGGAGTGCCAGAGCGATCAATATCTGGACGGATGCCGCATTTACAAACCTTTAGCCAATGCC AGTGAGTGTTGGAaagaagggaacagcagaggcaGCAGTGAGGAGGAGTGGAGTGGAGAGATTTATCACACGGACAGCCGCTGTTTTCTCTCCAGCCTCGTCAGTGAG GATCATTCCAGGGTCAGTGTGTCTGTGGCAGGTCGCTGTTATAGACACAGGTGTGCTGGGAGGAACAGATACCAGATTCAGGTGGTGGGCTCCGCCTGGCTGGAATGCCCAGCAGGAAAGATCATTCAG GTGAATGGATATCGAGGTACGGTTTTCTGCCCAGACAAGAGATTATGTTATTACAACAGTATAGTcccgcccacctccacccctaggCCCTGCCCCTCAGCTCCACATCCCTCTACACCCAGAGACAG AGTTCACTCTCCAACACAGCGACCGGTGACGTCCCAACACCACGTGAACTTTGACCCCACACCTCTATTCTCAGCATCTGCAGACTATCCAGAGATCGCTATGGTAACAGTGCTGAACATCAGTGCAGTTCTCTCCTTACTGGCTACTGTCACAGCTTTCTACAGGAAGTTCCGCTCAGCCAGGGTCAGAGTTCATGCAGTGTGA